One genomic window of Elusimicrobiaceae bacterium includes the following:
- a CDS encoding ABC transporter permease — protein sequence MIRYIARRLLLLPLVVLGVTFLLFFLTQRLSPEMRASLYIKDPRQMGSMEEIIQKYGLRDNLFKQYGRWLTGVISGDLGYSQSANMPVKQAIKEYLPATVQLAFVTIVLVVFFGVWFGTVSAVKKDKWQDQLARLISVGGFSLPIFVLGLLLLMLFYGKLGWFPPGGYSLSTDVTIHLPSFHHYTGFLLIDSLLNGNLRVFVDVLRHLFLPALTLCLGSFALMVRVMRSSMLEELNKDYVRTARAKGLPERTVIYRHAGKNAIIPVITLAGIQFIRLLGGTVIVETIFDYPGIGRFGVTAAQQLDIAGILGFSLMVAVLFVVGNLLSDILYTAVDPRIKLHD from the coding sequence ATGATTCGGTATATTGCCAGAAGACTTCTTTTATTGCCACTGGTGGTATTAGGCGTCACCTTTCTGTTGTTTTTCCTAACGCAACGGCTCAGCCCGGAAATGCGCGCTTCTCTGTATATCAAAGATCCGCGTCAAATGGGTTCCATGGAAGAAATAATTCAAAAATATGGCTTGCGCGATAATTTGTTTAAGCAATACGGCCGCTGGCTAACCGGTGTCATAAGCGGTGATTTGGGTTATAGCCAAAGCGCCAATATGCCGGTGAAACAAGCTATTAAAGAGTATTTACCGGCGACGGTACAACTAGCATTTGTAACGATTGTGTTGGTGGTGTTTTTCGGCGTCTGGTTTGGCACCGTGTCAGCGGTGAAGAAAGATAAGTGGCAAGATCAGTTGGCGCGTTTGATCAGCGTGGGGGGATTTTCTTTACCTATTTTTGTGTTGGGGCTTTTACTACTGATGTTGTTTTACGGCAAGTTAGGTTGGTTCCCACCGGGCGGATATTCTTTATCAACGGACGTAACGATCCACTTGCCCTCTTTTCATCACTATACCGGATTTTTATTGATAGATTCTTTGCTAAACGGTAACTTGCGTGTATTTGTAGATGTGCTACGGCATTTGTTTTTACCGGCATTAACGCTATGTTTGGGTTCTTTTGCCTTAATGGTGCGCGTTATGCGCTCCTCTATGTTAGAGGAATTAAATAAAGATTATGTGCGTACCGCACGTGCTAAAGGCCTGCCCGAACGAACGGTTATTTATCGTCACGCCGGTAAAAATGCCATCATTCCGGTTATTACGTTAGCGGGGATTCAATTTATCCGTTTGCTAGGGGGCACGGTGATTGTGGAAACGATTTTTGATTATCCGGGCATTGGCCGCTTCGGAGTAACAGCGGCACAACAGTTGGATATCGCGGGAATTCTGGGTTTTTCACTCATGGTGGCCGTGCTCTTTGTGGTAGGTAATTTATTATCTGATATTTTATACACAGCGGTGGACCCGAGGATTAAACTGCATGACTAA
- a CDS encoding ABC transporter permease → MTKRIWKRILQNKSSLCGFVLVAFFAGVALFAPVLAPAHGKDVYQMPQSSYDIAPQPPSAQHWFGTTEQQYDLYYGVVWGTRLAFKIGISVTFFAFLIGLFLGSAAAYFGGKIDEIIMRCTDVVFAVPSLVLAMVIAAMLGPDIKNMMIALTAVAWPSYARLVRGDVLSVKERDFVTASKALGARGPRLLLRHILPNSIYPSIVVASLDIGYIVLTAASLSFLGLGAQPGTADWGQLIALARNWVLGSGSNTFAYWYTVVVPGGAIFLFVLGWNLLGDGFRDILDPRQG, encoded by the coding sequence ATGACTAAACGTATTTGGAAACGCATTTTGCAAAACAAATCCTCCTTGTGCGGATTTGTATTAGTGGCTTTTTTTGCCGGGGTGGCTCTGTTTGCTCCGGTGCTGGCTCCCGCTCATGGCAAGGACGTGTATCAAATGCCACAAAGCAGCTATGACATTGCGCCTCAACCGCCGTCTGCACAACATTGGTTTGGAACAACCGAACAACAATATGATCTGTATTACGGAGTCGTTTGGGGAACGCGGCTAGCTTTTAAGATTGGCATTTCGGTTACATTTTTTGCCTTTTTAATCGGACTTTTTTTGGGAAGTGCCGCGGCGTATTTCGGCGGAAAGATAGACGAGATTATTATGCGCTGTACGGATGTCGTGTTTGCGGTTCCTTCGCTGGTACTGGCTATGGTAATTGCCGCCATGTTGGGGCCTGATATTAAAAATATGATGATTGCTTTAACGGCGGTAGCATGGCCTTCGTATGCGCGGTTAGTGCGGGGAGATGTATTGTCTGTTAAAGAACGGGATTTTGTCACAGCCTCCAAGGCATTAGGGGCAAGAGGGCCACGGTTACTACTACGACATATTCTGCCCAATTCCATTTACCCGTCTATTGTGGTGGCCAGCTTGGATATTGGCTATATTGTATTGACTGCCGCCTCTTTGTCCTTCTTGGGCTTGGGAGCCCAACCGGGCACAGCCGATTGGGGGCAATTAATTGCCTTAGCGCGTAACTGGGTATTAGGTAGTGGCAGTAACACGTTTGCGTATTGGTACACCGTCGTAGTACCGGGGGGAGCAATTTTCTTATTTGTACTAGGTTGGAATTTGCTGGGAGATGGGTTTCGCGATATTTTAGACCCGCGCCAGGGCTAA
- a CDS encoding AMP-binding protein gives MIRRKDLYTSLSDSAFRQPEKVALVEASTGKKVTYAELLMKVDRAADMFWEHGIRKGDRVAVVHRNSIEVVVANYGLYKIGAICIPMNFMVTKQEEIQFILNNAGAKAVVTQQEFIRHYLKAQPSLPDLRYIFSTDTIPESAQDKPFVQLFWDQIEKSTFHDETAGACARTEDDAFILYTSGTTGQPKGAMVTHGNLASNVISCAQIFKINDDDVFLCLLPMFHSFAWTTCVVIPLYLNLKVVIVANVMPAKTWLSAMGSENVTLILAVPQILAVLSKEAKGLKQLYLRFWPFKHVRFAVSGAAPLTQEIKDRFEQKIGVKILEGYGLTETSPVVSVNTEELQKIKSVGPAIPAVSTIVLDEEGKEVPRNCEGELCVKGPNVFRGYFGNPQATKDAFTQDGWFKTGDIVAIDDDGFIFIKDRKKDMIIIKGLKVFSAQVEAIINSCEGIEESAIIGVPDGKGGEFIKCYAVKTEGATLTDNDFRKFLKLNLDNYKRPRDFEFVDKLPKNALNKVLKRKLREMAVAKLKEQTASGQATPEEEK, from the coding sequence ATGATTAGAAGGAAGGATCTGTATACATCTTTAAGTGATAGTGCATTTCGCCAACCGGAAAAGGTGGCCTTAGTGGAAGCATCCACCGGAAAGAAAGTTACTTATGCAGAATTATTGATGAAAGTGGATCGCGCGGCCGATATGTTTTGGGAACACGGCATTCGTAAGGGGGACCGCGTGGCGGTAGTACATCGCAACTCTATTGAAGTGGTGGTGGCGAACTACGGTTTGTATAAGATTGGTGCTATTTGTATTCCCATGAACTTTATGGTGACCAAGCAAGAAGAGATCCAATTCATTTTGAATAATGCCGGTGCCAAAGCAGTAGTAACACAACAAGAATTTATCCGCCATTATTTGAAAGCACAACCGTCACTACCGGATTTGAGATATATTTTCTCTACAGATACCATTCCGGAATCTGCCCAAGATAAACCGTTTGTGCAATTATTTTGGGATCAGATTGAAAAATCTACTTTCCACGATGAAACTGCCGGAGCCTGCGCTCGTACGGAAGACGATGCTTTTATCTTGTATACTTCCGGTACTACGGGCCAACCCAAAGGAGCTATGGTCACGCACGGCAATTTGGCCAGTAACGTTATTTCTTGTGCCCAAATTTTTAAGATTAACGATGATGATGTGTTCTTGTGTTTATTGCCTATGTTCCACTCGTTTGCATGGACAACGTGTGTCGTTATTCCTTTGTATCTGAATTTGAAAGTAGTCATTGTGGCCAACGTCATGCCGGCCAAAACATGGCTTTCTGCGATGGGTAGTGAAAACGTAACACTCATTTTGGCAGTGCCACAAATTTTGGCGGTGCTGTCCAAAGAAGCCAAAGGGCTCAAACAGCTCTACTTGCGTTTCTGGCCGTTTAAGCATGTGCGCTTTGCCGTATCCGGTGCGGCTCCTTTAACACAAGAAATTAAAGATCGGTTCGAGCAGAAAATCGGTGTGAAAATTTTGGAAGGTTACGGCCTAACCGAAACCAGCCCCGTGGTGAGCGTGAACACGGAAGAATTGCAAAAAATTAAATCTGTCGGCCCTGCTATTCCGGCCGTTAGTACGATTGTATTAGATGAAGAGGGCAAAGAAGTTCCGCGCAACTGTGAAGGGGAATTATGTGTAAAAGGTCCCAACGTATTCCGCGGATATTTTGGCAATCCGCAAGCTACCAAAGATGCTTTTACGCAGGATGGTTGGTTTAAGACAGGCGATATTGTGGCTATTGATGACGACGGATTTATCTTCATTAAAGACCGCAAGAAAGACATGATTATCATTAAAGGGCTCAAAGTATTTTCTGCCCAAGTGGAGGCAATCATTAATTCTTGTGAGGGTATTGAAGAATCTGCTATTATTGGCGTGCCGGATGGAAAAGGTGGCGAGTTTATTAAATGTTACGCCGTCAAAACGGAAGGCGCTACCCTGACCGATAATGATTTCCGCAAATTCTTAAAATTGAATTTGGACAATTATAAACGTCCGCGTGATTTTGAATTTGTCGATAAACTCCCTAAAAATGCCTTAAATAAAGTGCTCAAACGTAAACTACGTGAAATGGCGGTAGCAAAATTAAAAGAGCAAACTGCTAGCGGTCAGGCAACTCCAGAAGAGGAGAAATAA
- a CDS encoding CCA tRNA nucleotidyltransferase → MTDVAAILRQVVPDAYYVGGVVRDSLLKKPSGDIDLALPKERVKPAALSLGKKLQAAVFEMDAEFGVWRLVTRRENLQIDLTAFQGKNLSEDLRRRDFTFNALAYPVTAPLSLKITPVKGQKAQVCLQKLQKKYIVDLKKGVQDLAAKHIRLNTPKALQDDPLRILRVFRHAAELKFTITPSALKQIKKDAPLLVQSAGERVQEELTRLFQTPRAYEHILRMEQTKVLEVLFPELTPQRNCAVCYYGKGGVLKHTLDCFKREEWLLENVHKAFPKYAKKLQDVAQQKSLLKMAVLLHDVAKPTTAMMKEGRLRFFYHEQKGAAMAHKILERLHYSKAEMRLIGAMIGEHLRPSNLASNDVITDRGAYKFFRDLSEAALPLLFLCWADYTSYVTDAQLKNMLPKSTARVMSLEKAKQTENVGKTLRHLQVLNYLLKKYFDHPKQIHPTKLIDGRDVMKALSIGPSPEVGKILEAVALAQVDGQVTDKKTALDFILTQFGKK, encoded by the coding sequence GTGACGGACGTAGCGGCTATTTTGCGCCAAGTAGTGCCGGATGCTTATTATGTCGGCGGTGTGGTGCGGGATAGTTTGCTTAAAAAACCGTCCGGAGACATTGATTTGGCTTTACCTAAAGAAAGAGTCAAGCCGGCCGCATTATCTTTAGGGAAAAAACTGCAAGCTGCTGTGTTTGAAATGGATGCCGAATTTGGCGTTTGGCGTTTGGTGACCCGTCGGGAAAATTTACAAATTGATTTGACAGCTTTTCAAGGTAAAAATTTGTCGGAAGATTTGCGCCGGCGTGATTTTACCTTTAATGCGTTGGCTTATCCGGTGACGGCCCCCTTGTCCTTAAAAATCACTCCCGTAAAGGGGCAGAAAGCCCAAGTTTGCCTGCAAAAATTACAAAAGAAATACATCGTTGATTTGAAAAAAGGGGTGCAAGATTTAGCCGCTAAGCACATTCGGCTCAATACCCCCAAGGCCTTGCAAGATGATCCGTTGCGTATTTTGCGCGTGTTTCGGCATGCGGCAGAATTAAAATTTACCATTACGCCCTCTGCCTTAAAACAAATTAAAAAAGACGCGCCTTTACTGGTGCAAAGTGCCGGGGAGCGTGTGCAAGAAGAGCTTACCCGTTTGTTTCAAACGCCGCGTGCGTATGAACATATTTTGCGTATGGAACAAACAAAAGTGTTGGAAGTGCTGTTTCCGGAACTAACCCCGCAACGCAACTGCGCTGTGTGTTATTACGGCAAAGGTGGCGTTTTGAAACATACGTTAGATTGTTTTAAGCGAGAAGAGTGGCTACTGGAAAATGTGCACAAGGCCTTTCCTAAGTATGCTAAAAAGTTACAAGATGTTGCCCAGCAAAAAAGTTTGCTCAAAATGGCTGTGCTGTTGCACGACGTAGCAAAACCAACTACGGCTATGATGAAAGAGGGGCGGTTGCGCTTTTTTTATCATGAACAAAAAGGGGCAGCCATGGCGCATAAAATTTTAGAACGATTACACTATAGCAAAGCAGAAATGCGTTTGATTGGTGCTATGATTGGGGAACATTTACGGCCCAGCAATTTGGCCAGTAACGATGTAATCACAGATCGGGGAGCTTATAAATTTTTCCGTGATTTGTCGGAGGCGGCATTGCCACTGCTGTTTTTATGTTGGGCCGATTATACCAGCTACGTAACGGATGCTCAACTAAAAAATATGCTTCCAAAGAGTACTGCCCGAGTTATGAGTTTGGAAAAAGCTAAACAAACTGAAAACGTGGGCAAGACGCTGCGGCATTTGCAAGTATTAAATTATCTGTTGAAGAAATATTTTGATCATCCTAAACAAATTCATCCCACTAAATTAATAGACGGACGAGATGTAATGAAAGCTTTATCTATCGGGCCTTCTCCCGAAGTGGGGAAAATTTTGGAAGCGGTGGCATTAGCACAAGTGGATGGGCAAGTAACCGATAAAAAAACAGCATTAGATTTTATTCTCACGCAATTTGGTAAAAAATAG